In Oncorhynchus clarkii lewisi isolate Uvic-CL-2024 chromosome 16, UVic_Ocla_1.0, whole genome shotgun sequence, one genomic interval encodes:
- the LOC139367771 gene encoding ragulator complex protein LAMTOR5-like: MSQLLIATNAIITMESTLEQHLDDTMKNPAIVGVLCTDQQGHILGCRGSLSDEHGGVVSVLARQAATLTRDPTDSPTVCLESDSGNILVRTHGAITVAVHKMAS; this comes from the exons ATGTCCCAGTTATTAATTGCAACTAACGCTATCATAACCATGGAGTCGACTCTCGAGCAACATCTGGATGATAC CATGAAGAATCCAGCCATTGTCGGAGTTCTCTGCACGGACCAACAAGGACATATTCTAGGCT GTCGTGGCTCTCTGTCTGATGAGCATGGGGGAGTGGTGTCTGTACTGGCCAGACAGGCAGCCACTCTCACCAGAGACCCTACAGACAGTCCCACAGTGTGCCTGGAGTCAGATTCAGG gaaTATTCTAGTGAGAACACATGGAGCCATCACCGTAGCTGTTCAcaagatggcgtcatga